Proteins found in one Sorghum bicolor cultivar BTx623 chromosome 1, Sorghum_bicolor_NCBIv3, whole genome shotgun sequence genomic segment:
- the LOC8055913 gene encoding nascent polypeptide-associated complex subunit alpha, muscle-specific form, protein MQPPQPQPEPASRRASSTCSTAPRRRSSGGIGCMAGLLRLISPYHRSHHRKRLTAKNNAAARDSPQALPITPSSSPPRKKAAAQAHQTSAASPATASPVKPMKQQLLTTTAVTVRRRRSCDAPRSPTIAPEHRRSSCDSPRPPPPAIIARLMGLEESAPPSPAAAAAAPRPVVLPTRPPPPPPAPAAPETAAEKRRKLLGALEKCDEDLKTLRRIIAAVRAAEMRAASASDVCPVAATTTTTPAGKGAKSTFGRDDEQSPSPSPPTPQQQHKVVRAGEQQYPSPDSVLDAISSPRFPCRKRPSPCTDLDVGGKGGCGNGALAPTVGSKIVKPSRTLVFSGGYCKTKSDGDELPLHAVHYPVPLVVGMPPRSAGAESWRHHRRRWEQEAAAAGRVISRATAESVGEAIMWVRQQQGQLGGAGDDERGRVAAALERAIVHDLVADLVAELLQAQSGGHGAGSGCRKRLCF, encoded by the exons ATGCAGCCACCGCAGCCGCAGCCGGAGCCCGCCAGCCGGCGGGCATCCTCCACGTGCTCCACCGCGCCGAGGCGGCGGAGCAGCGGCGGCATCGGGTGCATGGCGGGCCTCCTCCGCCTCATCTCCCCGTACCACCGCAGCCACCACCGGAAGCGCCTCACCGCCAAGAACAACGCAGCAGCGCGGGACTCCCCCCAAGCACTGCCAATAACCCCGTCGTCCTCGCCGCCCAGAAAGAAGGCGGCGGCCCAGGCCCACCAGACTTCAGCAGCTTCGCCCGCGACTGCTTCTCCGGTGAAGCCGATGAAGCAGCAGCTGCTGACGACGACCGCGGTAACggttcggcggcggcgctcctgcGACGCGCCGCGGAGCCCGACGATCGCGCCGGAGCACCGGCGCTCCAGCTGCGACAGCCCCCGGCCGCCACCGCCGGCCATCATCGCGCGCCTCATGGGCCTGGAGGAGTCCGCGCCGCCCTCgcccgccgcagcagcagcggcgccgCGGCCAGTCGTCCTCCCGACCCGTCCACCTCCGCCTCCACCGGCACCGGCGGCGCCGGAGACGGCCGCGGAGAAGCGGCGGAAGCTGCTGGGCGCGCTGGAGAAGTGCGACGAGGACCTCAAGACGCTTCGCCGGATCATCGCTGCCGTCCGCGCCGCCGAGATGCGCGCGGCCTCCGCGTCCGACGTCTGCCCGGtggcagcgacgacgacgacgacacctGCAGGCAAGGGCGCCAAGAGTACGTTCGGCCGCGACGACGAACAGTCGCCGtccccgtcgccgccgacgccaCAGCAGCAGCACAAGGTGGTGCGCGCCGGGGAGCAGCAGTACCCCAGCCCGGACTCGGTGCTGGACGCCATCAGCTCCCCGAGGTTCCCATGCAGGAAGCGGCCGTCTCCCTGCACGGATCTCGATGTGGGGGGCAAGGGCGGTTGCGGTAACGGCGCCTTGGCCCCCACCGTCGGATCGAAGATCGTCAAGCCCTCCCGAACACTTGTTTTCTCCG GTGGATACTGCAAGACCAAATCAGACGGTGATGAGCTGCCACTGCACGCCGTCCATTACCCGGTGCCGCTGGTGGTGGGCATGCCGCCGAGGTCTGCAGGGGCGGAAAGCTGGCGGCACCACCGGCGGCGGTGGGAGCaggaggccgcggcggcggggcgGGTGATCAGCCGCGCGACGGCGGAGAGCGTGGGGGAGGCAATAATGTGGGTGCGGCAGCAGCAGGGCCAGCTGGGCGGCGCGGGCGACGACGAGCGCGGCAGGGTCGCGGCCGCGCTGGAGCGTGCCATCGTGCACGACCTGGTGGCCGACCTGGTTGCCGAGCTGCTGCAGGCGCAGTCCGGCGGGCACGGGGCCGGGTCCGGGTGCAGGAAGAGATTGTGCTTCTGA